In the genome of Hyphomicrobium sp. ghe19, the window CATGCGTGATGCCGTTGCGGCGCACGGCGCTCCGATGATTTTTGCAAAGGCGGAAGTGCACGCAACGCAGTCGCGGGGCAACGGGGGGATCGATCCTCCTCCGCCTGTCGGATTGCTGGCTCGCGGAGAGCAAGTGTTCGGGGTTGGCATCGGGCTTCCGTTCGGACGGATCGTTGCCGATCAACTTGATCGCCTTTGCGAGGCTGCGGCGGCGAAGCTCAACGATGTTTTTACAAGCCCGCAACGAATTCTCGTTTTCCCGGTCAACGATCACGCGCGGGCCGAGGCGTTCATGAAGGTTGCCGACGACATTGGCTTGATTACAGCCGGCAGCGACGTTCGCTTGGCCATGGACGTTTGCCCCGGATCGCCGGGATGCAAGAATGCAACGACCGACACGCGCGGCGATGCGCAGCGTCTGGTTGACGGTCTCAACGGTTCGCTCAGCGGTTATACAGTTCACGTCTCGGGGTGCGAGAAAGGTTGCGCGCGGCGGTCCTCGGCGGATTTCACGCTGGTCGCGCGTGAGGGACGCTACGATCTTATTCGCAACGGATCGCCTCAACTCGCCGGTGTGGGGGCTTTGGTCGCGTTGGCCGAAGTCGAACCCGGCGATATCGGCAACGCCGTATCACGTTTCATCATGGAATCCGCATCATGACGGTTCAGGACTATATCCGGGACGGCGCCGCGATCTATGCGCGCTCGTTCTCGATCATTCGCGCCGAAGCGGATCTCTCGCGGTTTTCGCCGGAGGAGGAGCGTGTCGCGGTGCGCATCATTCATGCCTGCGGCATGGTGGAGATCGCGCGCGACATCATCATGTCGCCGACCTTTGCGCGGAGCGCAGCGTCGGCACTCGCAGCGGGGGCGCCGATACTCTGCGACTCGATGATGGTGGCCGACGGAATTACGCGCGCGCGATTGCAAGCAAAGAATTCCGTCATTTGCACCCTTCGAGATCCGCGCGTGCCGGAGATAGCGGCCAGCATCGGCAATACCCGGACAGCCGCTGCGATGGAGCTTTGGAAGCCGCATTTGGCGGGTTCTGTCGTCGTCGTCGGTAATGCGCCGACAGCGCTGTTCAGGCTTCTCGAGCTGATGGATGCGGGCGCGCCAAAGCCGGCCGCGGTCATCGGCATGCCCGTCGGTTTCGTCGGTGCCATTGAATCCAAAGAGGCGCTCGCCGCCGACGGACGCATTCCTTTCGCTATCGTGCGTGGCCGCAAGGGCGGTAGCGCCATGGCGGCCGCCGCCGTCAACGCACTTGCAAGTGAGGCCGAATGAGCGAGGTGCGGTCAGGGACGTTGTTCGGCGTCGGCCTTGGGCCCGGGGATCCGGAACTCATGACGCTGAAGGCGGTGCGCGTGCTGAGTACGGCGCCGGTGGTGGCGCATTTTCGCAAGCGCGGCAGGGCCGGTCACGCGCGCACGATTGCAAGTGCGCACATCTGCGAGAGTGTTACCGAGGCGGCCTTCGACTATCCGGTGACGACCGAGATCGATTTCCGCGGCGAGGGGTACGTCTCGGCTATCCGCGAGTTTTATACCGAGTGCGCAGAGACCATTGCCGGACATCTCGGTCAGGGGCGCGACGTGGCGCTGCTCTGCGAGGGCGATCCATTCTTCTACGGATCGTTTCTGCATATGTACGACCGCATCAAGGCGGCTCATCCGGTGACGGTGATCCCCGGTATCACGGGGATGTCCGGCTGTTGGACGGCTGCGCGCGCGCCGATCACATATGGGGACGATATCTTGACGGTGCTGCCTGGGACATTGGATCGCGAGGTGCTGGCGAAGCATCTCGAAGGTGCGGATGCGGCGGTCATCATGAAGGTTGGCCACAACCTTGAGAAGATCAAAGAGGCGCTAAAAGATGCCGGGCGTTTTAACGATGCGATTTATGTCGAGCGCGGAACAATGCCGGGCGAGCGGATCGTGCAGCTTGCGGACCTCGGCGATTGTGCGGTTCCGTATTTTTCAATCGTGCTGCTGCCAGGCGGGCGTGGACGCCGCATCGCATGAAGGGTGATCTCGTTATTGTTGGGCTTGGGCCTGGCCCCGAAGGTTGGGTCACGCCCGCTGCAACGGAAGCGGTGGCGGCAGCCGATGTCATTCTCGGCTACACGCCTTATGTGAACCGGATTACTCCGGGGCCGGGGCAAATTCTTGAAGCTTCCGACAACCGCGAAGAGCTCGTGCGAGCCCAACGCGCGTTGGCGCTAGCGGGAAGCGGGAAGCGCGTCGCAGTGGTTTCCGGTGGAGACCCAGGCGTCTTTGCGATGGCGGCTGCGGTTTACGAGGCGGTCGAGAGCAATCCGGCGTCGGCCAACGGTGTCGACATTCGCGTGGAACCCGGAGTGACCGCGATGCTCGCGGCGGCGGCGCGGATCGGCGCACCTCTGGGTCATGATTTTTGCGCGATTTCGCTGTCGGATAATCTGAAGCCGTGGGCGACGATCGAGAGGCGTCTTCGGCTCGCCGCCGAGGCCGACTTCGTGATCGCGCTCTACAACCCGGCATCGAAGGCGCGTCCGCAGCAAATCAAGCAGGCGTTCCAGATCTTGAGTGCGGTATTACCTGCCGAAACGATCGTCGTCTTCGCGCGTGCTGTCGGCAGGCCGGATGAGGAAATCGACGTCGCGACGCTTGGCGGTGCGGCGGATGTGCCGTGCGATATGCGCACGCTCGTTATTATCGGATCGCAGGCAACACGGCAGGTTAAGTCTGCCGACGGGCGCGCCTGGATTTATACGCCGCGTTCGGAGCGACGCTGATGATGGGTCTTGATCCAGGCGAGAGCGTATTCAACGGAGGCGACCGTCGACCGGGGCGCAATCGCGGGACGCCGAACCATGTGGACTTTGATGCCGAGCACGCCCGCAGCTTCGATCTTGGAATAGGCTGCGCTGCCGCCGGAGTTCTTGGCGAGGACGTGGCTGATGCGGTGCTTCCGGAAAAGTTCGAGATCGTCTTCCGTGCGGAAAGGGCCGCGCGCAGCGACGATCGTCGCTTGGGGAAGGCTCGCGGGCGGTTCGCTCGCGTCGACGACGCGGATGACGTAGCGATGTTGGGGCGCAACGCTCAGCGCAGCAATCGCTTGGCGGCCGAGACCGGAGAAAACGTTTTGCGGCGTGTCGGGCAGGGCCGCGATTGCGGTGTCGATGCTGTCGTATTCGTTCCAGTTGTCGCCGTTTGCAGGCGTCCAAGGCGGGCGCTCGATCGCGAGCAACGGAATTTGAGCCGCAGCGCTCGCCGCGATGGCGTTGTTGCTGATGCGGGCTGCAAACGGATGCGTGGCGTCAACGATGAGATCGATGTTCTCGCGCGTCAGATATTCGGTGAGCGCATCAACGCCGCCGAAGCCGCCGATGCGAACGGGGAGCGGGCTCGCCGCGGGATTAACCGTGCGCCCAGCGAGCGACAGAGTTGCGGACACGCCATTTTCGCCCGCGAGACTTTGTGCAAGGGACGTCGCCTCGGTCGTTCCGCCGAGGAGCAAAATGCGATACGGGCTATCGAGCTTCATCATCATGCCAGGAGGCCAATGCCATGAGCGGACGCTGGTTGTCCATCATTGGCATCGGGGAGGACGGGCGAGCCGGGTTGTCTCCGGCGGCAAGCGCTTTGATCGAGCGGGCGGAACTTGTTGTCGGCGGGCGGCGCCATCTCGATCTCGTCGGCGACACGCCGGGTGAGAAGATGGAATGGGCGAAGCCGCTCGAAGCGACAGCCACGACGATCCTGGCGCGGCGGGGAACGCCGGTCGCGGTGCTGGCATCTGGTGATCCCTTCTGGTTCGGCGCTGGAGTGACGCTTGCGCGCTCCATACCGCTAGAGGACATGCAGGTTGTGCCGTCGCCGTCGAGTTTCTCGATTGCCGCTTCCCGCCTCGGCTGGTCCTTGCAGGACGTGACGACGCTGGGGCTCAATTTGAAAGGGCTGACGCCGCTCATCCGGCGTCACCTGCATCACGGCAGGCGTATCCTTGCGTTGGCGCTCAACGGCGACACGGCGCGCGAAGTGGCGTCGCTTTTGACCGGCGCAGGGTTTGGAGAGAGCGCGATCGTCGTGATGGAAGCGCTCGGCGGTCCGCGCGAACGTATTCGAAATGTCCGTGCAAGGGATTTCGATTTTGCCGACGTCGATCCACTCAATATCATAGGCGTCGACGTCGTTGCGGGTTCTGGTGCCGCACCAATTCCCTATACTGCCGGATTGCCTGACTCATATTTCGAGAACGATGGACAATTGACGAAGCGCGAGATCCGCGCGGTCACGATGTCGTCGCTTCAGCCGGGGGCCGGTCAGTTGCTTTGGGATGTCGGAGCGGGGAGCGGGTCGATCGGCATCGAATGGCTGCTCGCGCATCCGGCCAACACGGCAATCGGCATCGAGCGTGACGCGGAGCGCGCGGCGCGTGCCGTTAGGAATGCGGTTGCTCTGGGTGTGCCGCATCTCGACATTCGCGAGGGCGCGGCACCCGATGCTTTGAGCGGTCTCGCGCAGCCGGATTCGATCTTCATCGGTTGCGGCACGGCGGGCGGAAGAGTTATCGAGGCTTGCTGGACGGCGTTGAAGCCGGGCGGCCGGATCGTCGTCAACGCCGTGACCATCGAGTCGGAGGCTGCATTGCTTTCCGCATATCACGAGCACGGCGGATCATTGACGCGCTTCGGCGTCGAACGGGCGGAGCCTGTGGGGCGGTTGACTGCGTGGCGTCCGGCGATGCCGGTTTTACAATGGGTTTCCTCAAAGCCCTCGGGTGGCGCATGATTGCAATCGGCATAGGCGGCAACAGTCTCGCAAATGAGCGAGATTTTCTCGACGCCATCGAGTCGGCACGTCGTGAACTCGAAGGCGGCGATACCGTTGCGACGCTCGCCACCGCGTCTTTCGCCCCTCGCGCCGAAGCCGCCGCAAAGGAAGCGGCCGTTTCCTATCGCCCCTTGATGTTGATTGCGCTGCGCGAGCGAAGCGGGGACTGCGTGACGCGCTCGGAGCGATCCTTATCGCTCTATGGCATCAACTCGATCGCGGAAGCCGCGGCATTATTTGCAGCGGGGCCCGGTTCCCAACTCGTCATGCCGAGACGCATCATCGGAAATATCACGGTCGCGGCGGCGCGATCTGTCGATGCTGGAAGGCGACCGAAATGACAGTGCATTTCATTGGCGCGGGTCCTGGAGCACCCGATCTCATAACGGTGCGTGGGCGCGATCTGATCGCTCGCTGCCCGGTTTGCCTTTATGCAGGCTCGCTCATTCCGGAGGGCCTGCTGGCGTACTGTCCGGCGGGAGCCGAAATCGTCAATACCGCACCGATGACGCTCGATGAGATCGTTGCGCGGATCGTTCAGGCGAACCGCGACGGCCATGATGTGGCGCGGCTTCATTCCGGCGATCTGTCGATCTGGAGCGCGCTTGGCGAGCAGTTGCGCCGCCTTGATGAACTCGACATCGGCTATACGATCACTCCTGGTGTGCCCGCATTTGCCGCCGCTTCGGCAGTATTGGCTCGGGAGCTGACACTTCCCGAAGTTGCTCAATCCGTGGTGTTGACGCGCACCTCGGGCAGGGCTTCGGCTATGCCGCAAACGGAACAGCTCGAGGCCTTTGCGGCTACGCGGGCGACGCTTGCGGTGCATCTCTCAATTCATGCGATCGAAGACGTGGTACGCCGTCTCGTGCCGTTCTACGGCCCGGATTGTCCCGCGGCGGTCGTTTATCGCGCAACGTGGCCGGATGAGCAGATCATTCGCGGCACGCTTCAAACGATCGGTGCGCAGACGGCTGACGCGAGGCCGGAGCGAACGGCGCTGATTTTGGTCGGCGAGGCGCTCGGGTGCGATGATTTCCGAGAGAGCGCTCTTTATAGCGTCGATTACCGCCGTCGCTTTCGCGGCGGCTAAAGTGAGCGGTTGAGCATGCCTGAGACTGTGACGTTGCCGCGCGGACTGATGATAGCGGCACCGCGCTCGGGTTCCGGCAAAACGACCGTTACCCTCGGCCTGCTTCGCGCGCTCGTCCGGCGCGGGCTCACGGTACAACCGTTCAAATGCGGTCCCGATTACATCGATCCGGCGTTTCATGCGGTTGCGGCGGCCAGGCCATCGTACAACGTCGACAGCTGGGCGATGAGCTTGGATCGTGCGGCT includes:
- a CDS encoding precorrin-2 C(20)-methyltransferase codes for the protein MSEVRSGTLFGVGLGPGDPELMTLKAVRVLSTAPVVAHFRKRGRAGHARTIASAHICESVTEAAFDYPVTTEIDFRGEGYVSAIREFYTECAETIAGHLGQGRDVALLCEGDPFFYGSFLHMYDRIKAAHPVTVIPGITGMSGCWTAARAPITYGDDILTVLPGTLDREVLAKHLEGADAAVIMKVGHNLEKIKEALKDAGRFNDAIYVERGTMPGERIVQLADLGDCAVPYFSIVLLPGGRGRRIA
- a CDS encoding cobalamin biosynthesis protein; this encodes MGFLKALGWRMIAIGIGGNSLANERDFLDAIESARRELEGGDTVATLATASFAPRAEAAAKEAAVSYRPLMLIALRERSGDCVTRSERSLSLYGINSIAEAAALFAAGPGSQLVMPRRIIGNITVAAARSVDAGRRPK
- the cbiE gene encoding precorrin-6y C5,15-methyltransferase (decarboxylating) subunit CbiE, translating into MSGRWLSIIGIGEDGRAGLSPAASALIERAELVVGGRRHLDLVGDTPGEKMEWAKPLEATATTILARRGTPVAVLASGDPFWFGAGVTLARSIPLEDMQVVPSPSSFSIAASRLGWSLQDVTTLGLNLKGLTPLIRRHLHHGRRILALALNGDTAREVASLLTGAGFGESAIVVMEALGGPRERIRNVRARDFDFADVDPLNIIGVDVVAGSGAAPIPYTAGLPDSYFENDGQLTKREIRAVTMSSLQPGAGQLLWDVGAGSGSIGIEWLLAHPANTAIGIERDAERAARAVRNAVALGVPHLDIREGAAPDALSGLAQPDSIFIGCGTAGGRVIEACWTALKPGGRIVVNAVTIESEAALLSAYHEHGGSLTRFGVERAEPVGRLTAWRPAMPVLQWVSSKPSGGA
- a CDS encoding cobalt-precorrin-6A reductase, whose protein sequence is MMMKLDSPYRILLLGGTTEATSLAQSLAGENGVSATLSLAGRTVNPAASPLPVRIGGFGGVDALTEYLTRENIDLIVDATHPFAARISNNAIAASAAAQIPLLAIERPPWTPANGDNWNEYDSIDTAIAALPDTPQNVFSGLGRQAIAALSVAPQHRYVIRVVDASEPPASLPQATIVAARGPFRTEDDLELFRKHRISHVLAKNSGGSAAYSKIEAAGVLGIKVHMVRRPAIAPRSTVASVEYALAWIKTHHQRRSERGV
- the cobG gene encoding precorrin-3B synthase codes for the protein MTAAAHLRKGWCPGALRPMRSGDGLLVRVRPRAGAFTLSALHAVAETAKHFGSGEIDLTNRGNLQLRGVSNEGYDAAIDALRAACLIDETAAIEAVRNVVVDPLSSIDPARSYVRALAAAFEGIVVDDARLWALPGKFGVSFSGTSEPRVGGRAADIMIASDGDRFAVFLDGAAEVSCAVSEDNLLTAVRRLLLAFLDLAANDPSVRRMRDAVAAHGAPMIFAKAEVHATQSRGNGGIDPPPPVGLLARGEQVFGVGIGLPFGRIVADQLDRLCEAAAAKLNDVFTSPQRILVFPVNDHARAEAFMKVADDIGLITAGSDVRLAMDVCPGSPGCKNATTDTRGDAQRLVDGLNGSLSGYTVHVSGCEKGCARRSSADFTLVAREGRYDLIRNGSPQLAGVGALVALAEVEPGDIGNAVSRFIMESAS
- a CDS encoding precorrin-8X methylmutase, with amino-acid sequence MTVQDYIRDGAAIYARSFSIIRAEADLSRFSPEEERVAVRIIHACGMVEIARDIIMSPTFARSAASALAAGAPILCDSMMVADGITRARLQAKNSVICTLRDPRVPEIAASIGNTRTAAAMELWKPHLAGSVVVVGNAPTALFRLLELMDAGAPKPAAVIGMPVGFVGAIESKEALAADGRIPFAIVRGRKGGSAMAAAAVNALASEAE
- the cobM gene encoding precorrin-4 C(11)-methyltransferase, producing MTVHFIGAGPGAPDLITVRGRDLIARCPVCLYAGSLIPEGLLAYCPAGAEIVNTAPMTLDEIVARIVQANRDGHDVARLHSGDLSIWSALGEQLRRLDELDIGYTITPGVPAFAAASAVLARELTLPEVAQSVVLTRTSGRASAMPQTEQLEAFAATRATLAVHLSIHAIEDVVRRLVPFYGPDCPAAVVYRATWPDEQIIRGTLQTIGAQTADARPERTALILVGEALGCDDFRESALYSVDYRRRFRGG
- the cobJ gene encoding precorrin-3B C(17)-methyltransferase, which translates into the protein MKGDLVIVGLGPGPEGWVTPAATEAVAAADVILGYTPYVNRITPGPGQILEASDNREELVRAQRALALAGSGKRVAVVSGGDPGVFAMAAAVYEAVESNPASANGVDIRVEPGVTAMLAAAARIGAPLGHDFCAISLSDNLKPWATIERRLRLAAEADFVIALYNPASKARPQQIKQAFQILSAVLPAETIVVFARAVGRPDEEIDVATLGGAADVPCDMRTLVIIGSQATRQVKSADGRAWIYTPRSERR